CAGGGAGGAGGCCAGGAGGCTGGCCCAGCTCCACGGGGCCCAGGCGGTGGAGATGGAAGGGGCCGCGGCCCTCATGGTGGCCTGGCGCTTCCGGCATCCCATGGCCTTGATCCGCGCTGTGACCGACGGGGCAGGCGAGGAGGCGGCTAGGGATTTCCGGGCGTTTTTGGCGGAGGCCTCGAGGCGGCTTGGCCTCCTGGCCCGGGCCCTTTTGGCATACTGAAAGGGGAGGGGGTCCATGGAAATCAAGCTCTTCACGGGGAACGCCCACCCCGATCTGGCCCGGCGGGTGGCGGAGGCTTTGGGGATACCCCTGGGGAAAGCCCTGGTGGATCGCTTCCCCGACGGCGAAGTGCAGGTGCGGCTTCTGGAAAGCGTGCGGGGGAATGACGTTTACCTAATCCAGCCCACCAGTCCTCCGGTGAACGATCACCTGATGGAGCTCCTCCTTCTGGCGGATGCCGCCCGCAGGAGTTCAGCGGGGCGCATCAACGCCGTCATCCCCTACTTCGGTTATGCCCGCCAGGACAAGCAAACCCAAGGGCGTGAGCCCGTGAGCGCCAAGCTGGTGGCCAACCTCCTGGAGACCGTGGGGGTGCACCGGGTGATCGCCATCGACCTGCACGCCCCCCAGATCCAGGGTTTCTTTGACATCCCCGTAGACCACCTGTCTGCGGTGCGCCTTTTTGCCCGCTACCTGCAGGAGAGAGGATATACGGAAAACGCCGTGGTGGTCTCCCCGGATGCGGGCCGGGCGGAGGAGGCGAGGCGGCTTTCCGAAAGGCTGGGCTTGCCCTTTGCCATGCTGGCCAAGCGTCGCCATGGCCCCAAGGAGACCTCCGTCACCTACGTGATCGGGGAGGTGGTGGGGAAGAGGCCCTTGGTCATAGATGACATCGTCTCCACCGGGGGGACCATAAGGCGGGGGGTGGAGGCCCTTCTCCAGGCGGGGGCTTTGCCTGAGGTGGTGGTCATGGCCACCCACCCGGTGCTGGTGGGGGAGGCAAGGGAGAACCTTTCCCACCCCGCCATCCGGGAGGTGATCTTCACGGATACCATTCCCCTGAAAGACGGGGGGTACACGGTGCTTTCCACCGCCGAGCTCCTGGCCCAGGCCATCCAGCACGTGCACACCAACCAATCGGTGAGTGCCCTGATCTAGGGCTTGGAGGGAAAGGACACCTGTCATCTTGACGCGGGGTAAGCTACCCTCTGGGGGTTTTATGGCCAAAGGGGTCATCCATATTTTCCACGGGGAGCCCAGCGCTTGAAACAGCTCTTCGGCGTGTTGATCCTGCTGGTAACCCTATACAAGGTGCTCTCTCAGGTGTAGAAGGAGGGCCGGGGGGTGTGCTAAGCTTTCCCATAGTGTGCCCCTAGGGGGCCTTTGCCTTTTGCTAGGAGGAGACATGGAATACCGTTTGAAGGCCCAGTACCGGGAAGGGGAGAAGCCCGCCGCCTTGCGCCGGGCAGGGAAGCTCCCCGGCGTCATCTACAACAAGCACTTGAACCGGAAGGTTTACGTGGAGCTGGGGGAGTTTGACAAGGTCTTCCGCCAGGCTTCCATCCACCACGTGATCGTCCTGGAACTCCCCGACGGCCAGGAACTGCCCACCCTGGTGCGCCAGGTGAACCTGGATAAGCGCCGGCGCCGCCCCGAGCACGTGGACTTCTACGTGCTCTCCGACGAGCCCGTGGAGATGTACATTCCCTTGCGCTTCGTGGGCACGCCCCAGGGGGTGCGGGAAGGGGGTGTCTTGCAGGAGGTTCACCGGGACATCCTGGTGCGGGTTTCCCCCAGGAACATCCCCGAGTTCATCGAGGTGGACGTGTCGGGGCTGGGCATTGGGGATAGCCTGCATGCGGCTGACTTGAAGCTTCCCGAAGGAGTGAAGCTGGCGGTCTCCCCGGAGGAGACCATCGCCGCGGTGGTGCCCCCTGAGGACGTGGAGAAGCTGGCTGCCGAGGCCCTCGAGGCCCCCGCCGAGCCCGAGGTGATCAAGAAGGGCAAGAAGGAAGAGGAGGAGTAGTACCACCCCACGAAAGCCAAGGTGGGGACCCCGGTGCATCCCTTTTCCGGGCCACGCCCTGGGGAGCACAATAGGGCGAGAAAGGGCATAAGGGGCGGGATCGGCGGGCGGTCCCGCCTCCTTTTTGGAGGGGGAGGATGTTTTTGGTGGTGGGCCAGGGAAACCCGGGGGAGCGCTACGCCAGAACCCGGCACAACCTGGGGTTTATGGTCCTGGACCGGCTGGGGCTGGAGTTCCGCCCCAAGGGGGAGGCCCTTTTGGCCGAAGTGGAGGTGGCGGGAGAGAAGGGGATTTTCCTCAAGCCCCTCACCTACTACAACCTAAGCGGCCAGGCGGTGGCTCCCCTGGTGCGCTTTTACAAGATCCCTCCGGAGCGCCTTTTGGTGGTTCACGACGAGATGGACCTGCCCTTAGGCCGCCTGCGCTTCAAGGCGGGGGGTAGTTCTGCGGGAAACCGGGGGGTGGCCTCCATTGCCGAGGCCTTGGGAACCGGGGCGTTTCACCGCCTGCGCCTGGGCATCGGCAAGCCCCCTTCCCGGGAGCTTGGGGCGGAGTATGTGCTTTCCCCCTTCCTTCCCGAGGAGTGGCCGGTGGTGGAGAGGGTCCTCGAGGCGGCCAAGGAGGCCGTGCTCTGCTGGGTAAGGGAGGGGCTTCCCCCCTGTGCGGGGCGCTTTAACGGCCTGGATCTTTCCCAAGGCTTGGGGGGAAAGGGCTAAGCTTTAGGCATGGCTGCGCCTAAGGTCCTCCTCATCGCCGGGGGAAGAAGCCCCGAGCACGAGGTTTCCCTCCTTTCCGCCCAGGGGGTTTTGGAACACATTCCTTTCCCCACCGAGCTGGCCGTGATCGCCAAGGACGGCAGGTGGCTCCTTGGGGAGGAGGCCCTTGCCGCTCTTGGGGCTAAGGTGGCCCCTGCTGGCCGGCATGGCTTTCCACCCCCTTTGGAGTGGAGCCGGTATGACGTGGTCTTCCCCCTGCTTCACGGAAGGTGGGGGGAGGATGGTACCATCCAGGGGTTCTTGGAGATCCTGGGCAAGCCCTACGTGGGGGCGGGGGTGGCGGCCAGTGCCCTTTGCATGGACAAGGACTTAAGCAAGCGGGTCTTGGCCCAGGCGGGGATTCCCGTGGTGCCCTGGGTGGCCCTTTACCCAGGGGAGCGCCCCTTTATCCCCTTTGACCCCCCTTTTTTCGTCAAGCCCGCCAACACGGGTTCCAGCATCGGCATCCGCCGGGTGGAGCATTACGCGGAGCTGGAGGAGGCCCTGGAGGAGGCCTTCCGCCACGACCATAAGGCGGTGGTGGAGCAGGGGCTTCCGGGGGTGCGGGAGCTGGAGGTGGGGGTTTTGGGCAACGTCTTTGGGGAGGCCAGCCCGGTGGGGGAGGTGCGCTATCAGGCGGCCTTTTACGACTATGAAACCAAGTACACCCCTGGGCGGGCGGAGCTTCTGATCCCTGCTCCCCTGGACCCTGGTACCCAGGAGACCCTTCAGGAGCTGGCCTTAAAGGCCTATAAGCTTCTGGGCATCCGCGGCATGGCCCGGGTGGACTTCTTCCTGGCGGAGGGGGAGGTTTACCTGAACGAGATCAACACCATCCCCGGATTCACCCCCACCAGCATGTACCCCAGGCTTTTCGCCGCTGGGGGGCTACCCTACCCCGAGCTTTTAAGGCGGCTGGTGGAGTTGGCCCTGGGGTAGTGGGCTTCCCCCCTCGAGGGGCCTGGCTGGGCCCCTCCTTTTGCATTTTCCTTTGGCGGTGCGCTAGGATGGAATCAGAAGGGAAAGGGGGTTTTTATGGACCTTCTGGAGCGGCTTGGGCTTCCTAGGCGGGCCCTCCTCCTGCACCACGATGACCTGGGCCTGACCCATGCGCAAAACAGCGCCTACCAGGCCCTGGGCTTTCCCACGGGAAGCGTGATGGTGCCGGGGGCCTGGGCCAGCGGGGTGAAGGGGGAGGATTTGGGGGTGCATCTGGTGCTCACCAGCGAGTGGCCCGCTCCCCGGATGCGGCCCCTGACGGAGGGGGAAAGCCTTAGGGACGAAGCGGGATATTTCCCGGATTCGTTGGAGATCGTCTGGGAAAGAGCCCGCCAGGAGGAGGTGGAACGGGAGCTAAGGGCGCAGATTGAGGCGGCCAAAAGGCTTTTCTCGCCCACCCACCTGGACACCCACCAAGGGGCCGTGCTGAGGCCCGACCTGGCGGAGGTTTACCTGCGGTTGGCCCAGGAGTACCGCCTGGTGCCCTTGGTGCCGGAGAGCCTCGAGGGCCTGGGGGTTCCCCCTGCCTTCCTGCCCGACCTGGAACGGCTCCTGGCCCGGGTGCCCTTCCCCAGGGTGCGCTTCCTGGACCCCTATGGCCTTCCCCCAGAGGAGCGGCTTGGCTTTTACCTGGATTTGGCCAACCTCCCCCCGGGCCTTTACTACCTGGTGCACCACAGCGCCCTCCCCACCCCCGAGGGCCGGGCCCTTCCCGACTGGCGGACGCGGGAGGCTGACTACTTTGCCCTTGCCCACCCCGAGGTGCGCCGGGTCCTGGCCGAGTTCCACCCCCTTACGTGGCGGATGGTTCGGGATGCGCTTTAGAAGGAGGCCGTCGTGAAAAAGTGGCGCTACGCCTCGGGTCAGCTGGGGCTTACCTTGGTTTCCGAAAGCTTTGGCACCTATCTGGCCTTCTTTTATCTGGAAAAGCTGGGCCTTTCCGCCGCCTTCTATGCCCTGGCCCGCACGGTGTATGCCTTCTGGGATGCCGTCAATGACCCCCTATTCGGCCACCTTTCCGACCGCACCAAGACCCGCTTGGGCCGCAGGCGCCCTTGGCTCCTTTTGGGGATACCCCTTTTCCTCCTTTTCTACATCCTGGTCTTCTGGGTGCCCGAGTGGGCCCGTTCTCCCCAGGTTCTTCCCTACTACTTCGCCCTAGGAATCGTCCTTTACGAGACCATGGCCACCGTGGTTTGGACCAACTACGGGGCCCTTTTCCCGGAGATGTTCCGAGGACTTTCCGAAAGGGCGGGGGCTGCGGCCTTGAAGCGGGGAACGGAGCTTTTTGGCCTAATCCTGGGGATTGCCGTGGCCCCCTTGGTCTACGCCCAGGTGGGGTTTTGGGGCATGGCCCTCCTCTTCGCCTTGCTGGCCCTTATGGCCTTTGCCTGGTTCTTCCCCGGCATCCAGGAGGACCCCAAGGCGGAAAGCGGCCTGGGGCTAAGGGAGTCCTTCCGGCTGGTCCTGGCCAATGGGGCCTTCTGGGTGGCGGCCCTGGTGGGGCTCCTTTTTGAGTTTGGCCGCATGGTGATCCAGACGGGGATGGCCTTCTATGCCAAGCACAGCCTGGGCCTGCCCGAGGCCGCCACCACCTTCCTCTTCGCCGCGGTTTTCCTGGTGGCCTTGCCTTCGGTCTTCCTCTGGGGCCGGCTGGCAAGGGCCTTGGGGGGCAAAAGGGCCTGGCGGCTGGCTCACCTCCTCATGGGGGTGGCGGCCTTGCTCCTTTTCCTTCCCCAAAGCCTTTTGCCCGCCGTCCTGGTGGGGGCTTTGGTGGGGGTGGGGTTTGCGGGGGTGCGGGTCACGGGGGAGGTGGTGATGGCCAAGGTCATCGACCTGGACGCCGAAAGAACGGGGACCCGGCGGGAGGGAGCCTACTACAGCCTGGTGGGGCTTTTGGGCCGGGCCTCGGGGGCCCTGGTGGGGCTCTCCTTCGCCCTCCTTGGGCCCCTTTTCGGGTACGTGAGCGGGGAAAACCCCGGGCCGAACCCGGGCTTGGCCTTCCGCTTCCTGGTGGCGGTGATCCCCGGGGTGGCCATTCTCCTCGCCTACTTCCTCAGCGCCTTCTTCCCCCATGAGATCAAGGAGTAGGGCCTTATGAACCCCGACCCCAACCATCCCAGGCCCACCCTAGGGCGTCCGGGCTGGAGGAGCCTCGAGGGGACCTGGGATTTTGCCCTTAGTGAGGCAGAGCGCCCGGAAGGGGTTTCCTTTGACCGTAGGATTCGGGTTCCCTTCCCCCCCGAGGCCCCAGGGAGCGGGGTGGGTCAGCCCTGGGTACGGGTGGCCTGGTACCGGAAGGTCCTAAGGGTAAAGCCCAGGCCTGGGTTTCGGCTTTTCCTGCGCTTCGGGGCCGTGGACTACCGGGCGGAGGTCTTTTTGAACGGGGCCAAAGTCCTGGAGCACGAAGGGGGGCACACCCCCTTCGCCTTAGAGCTCACCCCCTTCCTGGGTAAGCCCTTGGAGGTCCTGGTGCGGGCCGAGGACGACCCCTTGGATCCGGAAAAGCCCAGGGGCAAGCAGGCCCTGGGGGAGCCCGGGGGCATCTTCTACCCGAGGACCACGGGGATCTGGCAGCCGGTTTGGCTGGAATGGGTGCCGGAAAGTCACATCGCCTCCCTTCGCCTCCGTCCGGACCTCGAGGCCTTGGGTTTCCACCTGGAGGTCCGGGCCCAAGGGGAAGGGGATGCGGTGGAGGTGGCCCTTTTCCCAGGGGTAAGGGGGGAGGCGCCCATGGGGGAAAAGCCTTGGCTGGAGGCCCGCTTTCCCCTTTCGGACGGGCTTGCCCGGGGGTTTTTGGGGCTTCCCCTAAGGGGGGAGGCCGGCGCCTTCCTCTGGCGCCCGGAGAACCCGGTGCTTTTTCCCTTGCGCCTCCGCCTCCTCGGGGGAAGGCGGGTTCTGGACGAGGCCTACTCCTACGGGGGCTTAAGGGAGGTCTCCGCCCAGCAAGGGGTCTTCCTCCTCAACCGGGAGCCCTACTTCCCCAAGCTGGTCCTGGACCAGGGCCTTTGGCCGGAGGGGCACCTGGCCCCGCCTGGCCTCGAGGCCCTCAGGCGGGACATCCTCTTGGCCAAGGCCCTGGGCTTCAACGGGGTGCGCAAGCACCAGAAGCTGGAGGACCCCCGTTACCTCCACCTGGCGGACCGGCATGGGCTTCTGGTCTTCGCCGAGATGCCGAGCTTCTTCCGCTTCTCTCCCAAGGCTGCCCGGCGCTACCTGGCGGAGCTTTTGGCGGCCTTGGAGCGGGACCACAACCATCCCAGCCTGGTGGCCTGGGTTCTTTTCAACGAGAGCTGGGGCCTTTGGCCTTGGGGGCCTGAGGCCCGCTCCTTCCTCCAGGGCGTGTTTTTCCTGGCCCGCTCCTTGGACCCCACGCGCCTTTTGGTGGATAACGACGGCTTTGAGCACGGCCCCTTCTGGGACCTCTACACCGTGCACGACTACGCCCCTCCCGAGGTCCTAGCCCGCCGCTATGGACAAGGAGCCGTTCCCCTGGCCCCCATGGGCCGGCCCCTTTCCTGGGAGGGTCTACCCCCGGGGGTGCGCCCCTTCCTCTCCGAGTTTGGGGGCTTAAGGCTCCAGGGCTCCACCTTGGGCTGGGGGTACCGGGAGGTGGAGGGGGAGGAGGCCTTCTTGCAGGAGGTGCTCCGCTATCTGGGAGCCGTTTGCCAAAGCCTCCTGAGCGGGTTTTGCTACACCCAGCTCTACGACACCTTTCAGGAGGAAAACGGGCTTTTGGATTTCTGGCGCAGGCCCAAGGTGCCTCCAGAGAGGGTGCGGGCTTTTCTGGAGGGCTGTGAGGCCAGGCGCGGGCTTTGGGAGTAGGCTATGGGTGCACCGCGAAGGGATTTGCTGAAGAAACTTTGGAGTGCGTTGGAAATGGCCGCCCTCTTGGGCCCAGGCATTCTCCTTCTGGCCATCCAGTACGCCAGGAGGCGGGACCGGTGGGAGCCCAAGGCTCCCTTGCCTCCCTGGCAGGGGGTGGGGAAACCTTTGGGCCTAACGGCCATCCCCGGCGGGGTGAGGGTGCGCTTCCAGGGGGCGGAGCTGGAGGCGGTCTTCCTAGGGGAGGACCACCTCCGCCTCACCTGGTTTCCCAACGAGGCGGTGCCCTCTTACGCCCTTACGGAGGCTGGGGAAACTTCCTCCTTTGAGCTCGAGGACCAGGAGGGAGGTTACCTCCTTAAGACCCCCCGCCTGGCCCTGGCGGTGGGGGAGGAGGGGTTAACCCTTTGGGACGGGGCGGGGAGGCTTCTTTGGCAGGAGACCTACCCCGAGCGCTCGGGAAGGGCCTGGCGGCACCGGGTGCGCCTTTTGCCGGAGGAGAGGGTCTTGGGCCTTGGGGAAAGGGCCTACCCCTTGGACCGCCGGGGTGGGGTCTTCCGCTTCTGGAACCAAGACCCTGGGGGAAGCTATGGTTCTGGGGAGGATCCCCTTTACCTTTCGGTGCCCCTTTGGCTCTCCCTAAAGCCCGCGGGGGAGTGCCTGGCCTTTTACGAGAACTCCGCGGATGGCTTCGCCGACCTGCGGGGAGGCGAGGCCCTGGTGGGCTTTCTTGGGGGAACCTTCCGCTACCACCTGATCCCCGGGCCCCTGGAGGAAGCCCTGGCCCGTTATGTGCGCCTCACCGGCCTTCCCCCCTTGCCGC
This region of Thermus neutrinimicus genomic DNA includes:
- a CDS encoding MFS transporter, with amino-acid sequence MKKWRYASGQLGLTLVSESFGTYLAFFYLEKLGLSAAFYALARTVYAFWDAVNDPLFGHLSDRTKTRLGRRRPWLLLGIPLFLLFYILVFWVPEWARSPQVLPYYFALGIVLYETMATVVWTNYGALFPEMFRGLSERAGAAALKRGTELFGLILGIAVAPLVYAQVGFWGMALLFALLALMAFAWFFPGIQEDPKAESGLGLRESFRLVLANGAFWVAALVGLLFEFGRMVIQTGMAFYAKHSLGLPEAATTFLFAAVFLVALPSVFLWGRLARALGGKRAWRLAHLLMGVAALLLFLPQSLLPAVLVGALVGVGFAGVRVTGEVVMAKVIDLDAERTGTRREGAYYSLVGLLGRASGALVGLSFALLGPLFGYVSGENPGPNPGLAFRFLVAVIPGVAILLAYFLSAFFPHEIKE
- the pth gene encoding aminoacyl-tRNA hydrolase — protein: MFLVVGQGNPGERYARTRHNLGFMVLDRLGLEFRPKGEALLAEVEVAGEKGIFLKPLTYYNLSGQAVAPLVRFYKIPPERLLVVHDEMDLPLGRLRFKAGGSSAGNRGVASIAEALGTGAFHRLRLGIGKPPSRELGAEYVLSPFLPEEWPVVERVLEAAKEAVLCWVREGLPPCAGRFNGLDLSQGLGGKG
- a CDS encoding glycoside hydrolase family 2 protein, which gives rise to MNPDPNHPRPTLGRPGWRSLEGTWDFALSEAERPEGVSFDRRIRVPFPPEAPGSGVGQPWVRVAWYRKVLRVKPRPGFRLFLRFGAVDYRAEVFLNGAKVLEHEGGHTPFALELTPFLGKPLEVLVRAEDDPLDPEKPRGKQALGEPGGIFYPRTTGIWQPVWLEWVPESHIASLRLRPDLEALGFHLEVRAQGEGDAVEVALFPGVRGEAPMGEKPWLEARFPLSDGLARGFLGLPLRGEAGAFLWRPENPVLFPLRLRLLGGRRVLDEAYSYGGLREVSAQQGVFLLNREPYFPKLVLDQGLWPEGHLAPPGLEALRRDILLAKALGFNGVRKHQKLEDPRYLHLADRHGLLVFAEMPSFFRFSPKAARRYLAELLAALERDHNHPSLVAWVLFNESWGLWPWGPEARSFLQGVFFLARSLDPTRLLVDNDGFEHGPFWDLYTVHDYAPPEVLARRYGQGAVPLAPMGRPLSWEGLPPGVRPFLSEFGGLRLQGSTLGWGYREVEGEEAFLQEVLRYLGAVCQSLLSGFCYTQLYDTFQEENGLLDFWRRPKVPPERVRAFLEGCEARRGLWE
- a CDS encoding ChbG/HpnK family deacetylase, whose product is MDLLERLGLPRRALLLHHDDLGLTHAQNSAYQALGFPTGSVMVPGAWASGVKGEDLGVHLVLTSEWPAPRMRPLTEGESLRDEAGYFPDSLEIVWERARQEEVERELRAQIEAAKRLFSPTHLDTHQGAVLRPDLAEVYLRLAQEYRLVPLVPESLEGLGVPPAFLPDLERLLARVPFPRVRFLDPYGLPPEERLGFYLDLANLPPGLYYLVHHSALPTPEGRALPDWRTREADYFALAHPEVRRVLAEFHPLTWRMVRDAL
- a CDS encoding ribose-phosphate diphosphokinase, with the translated sequence MEIKLFTGNAHPDLARRVAEALGIPLGKALVDRFPDGEVQVRLLESVRGNDVYLIQPTSPPVNDHLMELLLLADAARRSSAGRINAVIPYFGYARQDKQTQGREPVSAKLVANLLETVGVHRVIAIDLHAPQIQGFFDIPVDHLSAVRLFARYLQERGYTENAVVVSPDAGRAEEARRLSERLGLPFAMLAKRRHGPKETSVTYVIGEVVGKRPLVIDDIVSTGGTIRRGVEALLQAGALPEVVVMATHPVLVGEARENLSHPAIREVIFTDTIPLKDGGYTVLSTAELLAQAIQHVHTNQSVSALI
- the ddl gene encoding D-alanine--D-alanine ligase — translated: MAAPKVLLIAGGRSPEHEVSLLSAQGVLEHIPFPTELAVIAKDGRWLLGEEALAALGAKVAPAGRHGFPPPLEWSRYDVVFPLLHGRWGEDGTIQGFLEILGKPYVGAGVAASALCMDKDLSKRVLAQAGIPVVPWVALYPGERPFIPFDPPFFVKPANTGSSIGIRRVEHYAELEEALEEAFRHDHKAVVEQGLPGVRELEVGVLGNVFGEASPVGEVRYQAAFYDYETKYTPGRAELLIPAPLDPGTQETLQELALKAYKLLGIRGMARVDFFLAEGEVYLNEINTIPGFTPTSMYPRLFAAGGLPYPELLRRLVELALG
- a CDS encoding 50S ribosomal protein L25, with the translated sequence MEYRLKAQYREGEKPAALRRAGKLPGVIYNKHLNRKVYVELGEFDKVFRQASIHHVIVLELPDGQELPTLVRQVNLDKRRRRPEHVDFYVLSDEPVEMYIPLRFVGTPQGVREGGVLQEVHRDILVRVSPRNIPEFIEVDVSGLGIGDSLHAADLKLPEGVKLAVSPEETIAAVVPPEDVEKLAAEALEAPAEPEVIKKGKKEEEE